In Zingiber officinale cultivar Zhangliang chromosome 8B, Zo_v1.1, whole genome shotgun sequence, a single genomic region encodes these proteins:
- the LOC122014460 gene encoding lysine histidine transporter-like 8, whose protein sequence is MEDEVTELHSIPPTPPPELAAMIAAHSRPPVSAPPSQLHSPSLTRSPLLPSATPRSATPRTATPRTPRTPSRFMRTPLASPMRKAVVSMRGYLEEIGHLTKLDPQDAWLPITESRNGNAYYSAFHTLTSGIGFQALILPVAFTYLGWTWGILCLTMAYIWQLFTLWMLVQLHESVPGTRYSRYLELAKATFGANLGNWLALGPILYLSAGTCTALIIVGGGSMRLFFSIVCGPTCDSNPLTPIQWYLVFTCLAAVLSQLPNLNSIAGVSLIGSVTAVSYCTLIWVISVAKGSLAGVSYGPMKGSGIDRVLGIINALGIIAFAFRGHNLVLEIQGTMPSSLKHPSHIPMWRGVRVAYVIIALCLYPIAIGGFYAYGNMIPASGILTALNAFHGADTSRALLGLTTLLVIINSLSTFQIYAMPVFDSMESGYTNRNNRRCPWWLRASFRAFFAGVNFFVAVAFPFLADLAGLIGGLALPVTFAFPCFMWLIVKKPERYSAMWYINWALGSVGMALSMILVTGGIWNLVKAGINLRFFKPQ, encoded by the exons ATGGAGGACGAGGTGACGGAGTTGCATTCCATCCCCCCGACGCCGCCTCCGGAATTGGCAGCGATGATTGCAGCTCATTCTCGCCCGCCGGTCTCCGCTCCTCCATCTCAGCTCCACTCTCCGTCGCTCACGCGGTCGCCCCTGCTGCCTTCGGCGACCCCGCGGTCGGCCACCCCGCGGACGGCGACGCCGCGCACGCCGAGGACGCCCAGCCGCTTCATGCGCACGCCGCTGGCCAGCCCCATGCGGAAGGCCGTGGTCAGCATGCGCGGGTACCTGGAGGAGATCGGCCACCTGACCAAGCTCGACCCCCAGGACGCGTGGCTCCCCATCACGGAGTCGAGGAACGGCAACGCCTACTACTCCGCCTTCCACACCCTCACCTCCGGTATCGGCTTCCAGGCACTCATCTTGCCGGTCGCCTTCACCTACCTCGGCTG GACGTGGGGAATTTTGTGCTTGACCATGGCATATATTTGGCAGCTTTTCACCCTCTGGATGCTTGTCCAACTCCATGAATCTGTTCCTGGAACCCGCTACAGCAGATATCTGGAATTAGCAAAAGCTACCTTTG GTGCAAACCTGGGTAACTGGCTAGCCCTGGGTCCAATCCTGTACCTATCAGCTGGGACTTGCACTGCCCTCATCATTGTGGGAGGAGGCAGCATGAGGCTCTTCTTCAGCATTGTCTGTGGCCCGACCTGCGACTCTAACCCGCTCACGCCCATTCAATGGTACCTAGTCTTCACCTGCCTAGCAGCCGTTCTGTCTCAGCTCCCCAACCTCAACTCCATTGCCGGAGTCTCCCTCATTGGCTCCGTCACTGCTGTCTCTTACTGCACCTTGATCTGGGTCATCTCTGTGGCCAAAGGCAGCCTCGCGGGAGTCTCCTATGGCCCAATGAAAGGAAGTGGGATCGACAGAGTGCTCGGCATCATTAATGCTCTCGGTATCATTGCTTTCGCATTCAGAGGGCACAATCTTGTGTTGGAGATTCAG GGCACGATGCCATCGAGTCTGAAGCATCCTTCACACATTCCGATGTGGAGGGGAGTGAGGGTGGCTTATGTGATCATAGCGCTCTGCTTGTACCCCATCGCAATTGGTGGTTTCTACGCTTACGGAAATATG ATACCTGCAAGTGGGATCTTGACTGCCCTAAACGCCTTCCACGGCGCCGACACCTCCCGCGCCCTGCTGGGGCTCACCACGCTCCTGGTCATCATCAACAGCCTCAGCACCTTCCAGATCTACGCCATGCCCGTGTTCGACAGCATGGAGTCCGGCTACACCAACCGCAACAACCGCCGGTGCCCGTGGTGGCTCCGCGCCTCCTTCCGCGCGTTCTTCGCCGGCGTGaacttcttcgttgcagtggccTTCCCCTTTCTGGCCGACCTCGCCGGACTCATCGGGGGGCTCGCGCTGCCCGTCACATTCGCATTCCCCTGCTTCATGTGGCTGATCGTGAAGAAGCCGGAGCGATACAGCGCCATGTGGTACATCAACTGGGCGCTGGGGAGCGTGGGGATGGCTCTGAGCATGATCTTGGTGACTGGGGGGATCTGGAACTTGGTGAAGGCGGGGATCAACCTACGCTTCTTCAAGCCGCAGTGA
- the LOC122014461 gene encoding probable signal recognition particle 43 kDa protein, chloroplastic, which translates to MSPYPHRPNKPLEAEAAAAAAAMEALLINPSLSRLKSLRLPFPLPLSSLTPAPISFLPLHRPHRLRLYASQDHSPLSVQPLDQRDEEDYGEVNRIVGSRTVRFPLFEDDGSVSTQTAVEYLIEWKDGHDPSWVPSSAVAADVVAEYENPWWTAAKKADTAALSSLLSDPGSSRDPDAEDSDGRTALHFVAGLGSEECIRLLAEAGADVNRAERAGGGLTPLHIAAGYGQPGAVRALLLAGADPEALDGKGRTPLELAREVLAATPPAAIGRRVGLEAAATEVEAAVYEWAEVGRIIEGRGKGKRREYLVEWRDGGEREWVRAALVAEDLVADYEAGLEYGVAEAVVGRRKATEGEGWEYLVKWIDMEEETWEPEENVNRDLIEEFHRKQEKPAIAEVSDEDGGGASKEESAVIG; encoded by the coding sequence ATGTCACCTTATCCTCATCGCCCCAACAAACCATTGGAAGcagaagcagcagcagcagcagcggcGATGGAGGCTCTTCTCATAAACCCATCTCTCTCTCGCTTAAAGTCCCTCCGCCTTCCCTTTCCCCTTCCTCTTTCCTCCCTCACTCCGGCCCCCATCTCCTTCCTCCCCCTCCATCGCCCCCACCGCCTCCGCCTCTACGCCTCCCAGGACCACTCGCCCCTTTCTGTGCAGCCTCTGGACCAGCGTGACGAAGAGGACTACGGCGAGGTCAACCGGATCGTCGGCAGCCGCACCGTCCGCTTTCCCCTCTTCGAGGACGATGGCTCCGTCTCCACCCAAACCGCTGTCGAGTATCTCATCGAGTGGAAGGACGGCCACGATCCTTCCTGGGTTCCCTCCTCTGCCGTCGCCGCTGACGTGGTCGCCGAGTACGAAAACCCCTGGTGGACCGCCGCCAAGAAGGCCGACACCGCGGCCCTTTCCTCCCTCCTCTCCGACCCCGGCTCCTCGCGGGACCCTGACGCCGAGGATTCCGACGGCCGCACCGCGCTTCACTTCGTGGCGGGCCTGGGGTCGGAAGAGTGCATCCGCTTGCTCGCGGAGGCCGGGGCCGACGTGAACCGGGCGGAGCGTGCCGGCGGGGGATTGACCCCGCTCCACATCGCGGCTGGTTACGGGCAGCCTGGAGCGGTGCGGGCGCTGCTGCTGGCGGGAGCAGATCCAGAGGCGTTAGACGGGAAGGGGAGGACCCCGCTGGAGCTGGCGCGGGAGGTTCTCGCGGCGACTCCGCCTGCGGCGATCGGGCGGCGAGTGGGGCTGGAAGCGGCAGCGACGGAAGTGGAGGCGGCGGTGTACGAGTGGGCGGAGGTGGGCAGGATCATCGAAGGGCGGGGGAAGGGCAAGCGCAGAGAGTACCTAGTAGAGTGGAGAGACGGCGGCGAGAGGGAGTGGGTCCGGGCGGCATTGGTTGCGGAGGACTTGGTTGCGGACTACGAGGCGGGGCTGGAATACGGGGTAGCGGAGGCGGTGGTAGGGCGGCGGAAGGCTACGGAGGGGGAAGGGTGGGAGTACCTGGTGAAATGGATCGACATGGAGGAGGAAACATGGGAGCCGGAGGAAAACGTCAACCGGGATCTGATAGAGGAGTTCCATCGGAAGCAAGAAAAACCCGCAATAGCGGAGGTGAGCGATGAGGACGGCGGCGGCGCGAGCAAGGAGGAGAGCGCTGTGATCGGGTGA
- the LOC122016701 gene encoding thiosulfate sulfurtransferase 16, chloroplastic-like: protein MSSTCFSRSSLLLHIFPIPGRNAPPAAFHSFSPLRSVRRCGTSFALNPRGNRLSCIRSMSSEASDAEAGTVRSVPVTVAHELLKSGHRYLDVRTVEEFNGGHPVQAMNIPYMFKTNSGMSKNPKFLEEVSSTFNKDEEIIIGCLLGKRSLMAAYELSKVGFACVTDVAGGYTAWLQNGLPTEN, encoded by the exons ATGTCTTCTACTTGCTTCTCTCGCTCGTCGCTCCTTCTCCACATATTTCCGATCCCAGGGAG GAATGCGCCGCCCGCGGCTTTTCATTCTTTCTCCCCTCTCCGTTCTGTCCGTCGATGTGGGACGAGCTTCGCCTTGAATCCTCGCGGAAATAGATTGAG TTGCATTAGGTCGATGTCATCCGAAGCGAGCGACGCAGAAGCTGGGACGGTCAGGTCTGTGCCAGTTACCGTCGCCCACGAGCTCCTCAAGTCTGGGCATCGGTACCTCGACGTCAG AACGGTGGAGGAGTTCAATGGAGGACATCCGGTACAAGCCATGAACATTCCTTACATGTTCAAGACTAACTCAG GAATGTCAAAGAACCCAAAATTTTTGGAGGAAGTGTCATCAACTTTCAACAAGGACGAAGAGATAATTATA GGTTGTTTACTTGGGAAAAGGTCATTAATGGCTGCATACGAGCTTTCAAAAGTT GGTTTCGCCTGTGTCACGGATGTTGCTGGTGGTTATACAGCTTGGCTGCAGAACGGACTTCCAACAGAGAACTAA